TGAACATCTCATCTCAAATCCAATCCGGTCAAGGTACTAGTATTGCAATAGTCCCTGCAAGGACTATTTGGCTTGGAGGGGAGCCATGAACCAAGAAACTCGTGAACAGATTGTATTAATTAATTCTGCGCTTAATAAATAAGTGGCCTCTATCATCAATGGCTACAGAAGCACAATCTTAATTATTACACGGCGCAGGTATTTATGCGTTGTGAAACAATGTGACGAATTATTTACAGGCTTCCGGTGAAAAAATTAATAGGGTTAAAAAGGCTATAGGTTCTACTTTCGCCAAGGTATTCGGATCTTAAAAATAGTTCTTTTTCCTTGTTCACTTTTACCGCTATCGTTTCGCCCATGCTTCTCTTTGATTAGAGTTTGGGCCGCGCAGAAGCGTGCTCTGCTAGAGGTTGCAGAGGCTTATAGCGATAGTCCTCCAGATGGACTTAGGCCGAAATTTGTCAAAAACGAAGGTATCCGCAATGGCGAAGACATCTACTGCATCTTTTTTGCAGTCTGAATAGGAGTCTTTGAACTTTTTAATTTGTTTAGGATTGAGGACATGGATTTTTTGTTGGATCACCCTAGAGCACCGTCTTCACGCAAAAAATAAACGAGATTATCTTCGTAAACCGAAATGGCTTCAAGGCAGAGAACAACGTTGGATAATCCTTGCTCCGTCAATGCAACCACCGTACTTTACCTGATTGACTCAAGTCAATTATATCATGGGTATTTTAAGCCGATTGACTTGTTGGCGATTAAGCAGGATCGCCTAAATTCTTTCTGCAAATCGAAGAGCAATTTTTATGAGTAGTAAAATTTTGATTGCTTACTTTTCTGGTGAAGGGAAAGACTATGTAGGAGGCAAGCGTGCGAAATGCAAACTTCCGATTGAGGTATTAATTAAGTACTCAAAAAGGCGATACGACGGCCAGATGTTTTAATATTCAAAAATATATATACTGATATAGGAGGAAGCGACAATGAAAGATAAAATTATCCTGATTACTGGCGCAAACGCGGGAGTTGGCAAAGCAACGGCAAAAAAATTGGCCGAGCTTGGTGCAACTTTGATCTTAGCGTGCAGGAATCAGGAAAAAGGCCAAGACGCCCGGATGGAAATCATTGCAAGCACAAAAAACGCCAATATTGAAGTCATGAAACTCGATCTTGCCTCGTTCACTTCCATACATGCCTTTGCTGATGAGTTTAACGGCCGGTATGAAAAACTGGACGTGCTGATAAACAACGCCGGTATCATGCAAGGGAGAGGGGCAAAAACCGCAGATGGCCTGGAACTGGTGATGGGCACCAATCATTTTGGACACTTTTTGCTCACGATGCTTCTTTTTGACGTCTTAAGGAAATCTGCCCCGTCCCGGATCGTTATAATCAGTTCCATGGCGCATGAATATGCTAATTTTGATGCTAATGATCTGCAGACTTTTATCGATAATCCTTTGTACTCATACGGGAATTCCAAATTAGCCAATATTCTATTTACGTACGAACTTGCCCGGAAGCTGCAGGGGACGGGCGTGACGGCAAACTGTCTGCATCCCGGTGTGATTGACAGTGAGTTTTACAGTCACGCAGAAAATGAAGAGGAAAGGCTGAGATATGAAGCCATGAAACCACATATGATTTCCCCTGAAGAAGGGGCGCTAACTTCAGTCTATTTAGCATCTTCACCTGAAGTGGAAGGTGTAACTGGCAAATATTTCGTCCAATGCAAGGAGGCCTCATCTACACCGATGAGTTATGACGTTCAGTTAGCCAAGAAGTTATGGGATCTCAGCATGAAAGTCGTTTCTTTAGATTAAATAACTCGTTAATCTGATCCGAGCCCAAAAAGGGGCAATAATTATGAGTATCCTTGATGGAAGAAAGGCAATTTTAGTCACAATCAGTTTTGAAGTCGGTTATGAAGCATGAAGGAAGGCGCTGATATCATTGCAGCCCCACGGTGTCTGGAACGGCTTGAGGTGCTTGTCAGGATGGAAGGACAGAAACTAGTACAATGTTCGTTTATTGTTGTGCAATAGTCTGCATTAGAGCAGAAACTTACTACCTGTCTTAAGCGGCTTGAGATATGTGTGATGCGCATACGTTATTAGCGAACGGTATACTAGTAATAGCCCCACATATTTGTAATATTTTAAAACTGTATTAAGAGAAAATCTATATATTATTTGTGTGCTGGCGTATCTTTTAAGTATTTTAAGCTGAGTGATTCATCTCAGAAACCGCCTCCCTCTTTGTGGGGCAATGTGGTATATATTTCCGCAGACAAAGGAAGAAAACATTAGGCTTTTGGGTCTGGCATTTTAAACATTATACTAACACGTCAACCCCGACTCAATCTGTTCAACTGACTAAAAAGATGGAAATATATTGACTCAATTAGATGATGATGATAATATTGACATATCAACTATATTGGGAGAATTACTATGAACGTTGCCGGAGAAACATCAACCAGTTCTCTAATCGCCCAGATGGCCTTGCATATTAAAGCCGAACTTAATAATGCCTTTCAAGAGAGCGGGGCCAATATTACCAGTGATCAATGGGGAGTATTGAAGTGTTTATGGCAGGAAGAAGGCATCTCGCAAAGTGAGATTGCGGAGAAAGTGAATAAGGATAAGGCAAGCGTCACCAGGATATTGGATATTATGCAAAAAAATAAGCTGATAACGCGTTGCGACGATGAACGTGACCGAAGAAGCTATCGCATTTACCTTACAGAAGAGGGGAAAAGCCTCGAAGGAAAGTTGAAACCAGTCGTTCAGGCTACTAACCGGCGGGTATATCGGAACCTGAACGAATACGAACGGCAGGAGTTACAGAAACTATTACTCAAATTAATGAAGAGCGACGAGTAATAATTATTATGGGCAAATAGTTGATGTATCAAATATATATATAACAACCTTATGTAGCGGCTCGCATTATTGTCTGTTCTGCCTGCCGTAGATCATGCGAAATTTACTCGGCCCAGACATTCTGGACCTACACTGGGTTTCAATGGGAAGCCTGCGCCATAGGTCAAATGTGGTGCAAGGACAAATGACGGGAGCGATTTTCAACATGTCATGGGCCAAGGATGCATTTTTTTATCATATTTACCCGCTGGGCTTTTGTGGAGCCCCAAAACATAATGATTATTCCTTGTCCGCCACGCCCCGGTTGTTAAAGATGCTCGAATGGATAGAACACATAAGGGCGATGGGCGTAAATGCTCTTTTGCTGGGGCCGTTATTTGAGTCGATCTCCCATGGCTACGATACTGTTGATCATTGCCGAATCGACAGGCGCTTAGGAGACGGAGAAACTTTTCAGCAGCTGACAAACTGTCTTCATGAAAATGGGATAAAGGTTGTTGTTGATGGGGTGTTCAACCACGTGGGGCGAGATTTTTGGGCCTTTAAAGATGTTATCGCCAAAAAGGAACAGTCTGAATATGTTCATTGGTTCGGCTGTGTCGATTTTGCGGCAAGAAGTCCTTACGACGATCCCTTCAATTATGAGGGGTGGGAAGGTCATTACAATCTGGTAAAACTTAATTTAAAAAATCCAGCAGTTAAAAACTATATTTTTTCGGCGGTAAAAGAGTGGATAGACCTATATGACATTGACGGGATACGGCTTGATGTTGCCTACTGCCTGAATATTAACTTTATGAAGGAACTGGCAGCCCTGTGCAAGGCTATCAAACGGGATTTTTGGCTAATGGGTGAGGTAATACACGGTGATTATGCCAGATGGGCCAATCCTTTGCTTTTAGATTCCGTAACTAACTATGAGTGTTATAAAGGGCTTTATTCCAGCCATAATGACAAGAACTATTTTGAAATTGCCTATTCTCTTAACAGGCAATTTGGCGACAAAGGCATTTATAAGGAACTGCTGCTGTATAACTTTGCCGACAATCATGATGTTACAAGAGTTGGCAGTATCGTTAATCATCCGGCGTACTTGTATCCTCTTCACGCATTGCTTTTTACGATGCCGGGAATACCTTCCATTTATTATGGCAGTGAATGGGGGATTGCCGGCAAAAAGGGCTGTGACTCCGATGAAGATTTGCGGCCGGCTCTTGATTTGACTCTTGTCGGTAAAAACAGCCCCAATAGGGATTTAGTGAAAGCAATCATCCGGTTTGCCAGAATAAGAAAAGAGCATAAAGCATTGCGGGAAGGAAGTTACCGACAGCTCCTGGTGCGCAGTCAGCAATATGCCTTCCTTAGACAGACGCAGGATGAAGCGATTGTGGTCATCGTAAATTCGTCATTTCAGAGCGCGTCATTAGAGTTTGAAATTCCAATCGGCGGTTTAATGCTGCTTGATTTAGTAAATCATGGGGAGAAATTTCCTGTTCGTAACCGCAAAGCATATATCCAGATACCACCCTGCTGGACCAGAATTCTATTGGTGAAATAAGAGGAGTGCCTATACCCATGAAATTCGAGCTATGGGGCACTAGGGAGGAAGATGCCGGATGAATGAACCCGGCGGCAAAAAACAAAAGATCGTCATTGGCCTGCTTGCGGCATTTTTGTTGCTTGGCGGAGCAGGAGGCGGTTATTACTGGTATTATACAAGCAGGTATGTCAGTACCGATGATGCCCGGATCAGCGGTACCATCGTAACCATAAGCAGCAAGGTCTCGGGAAAGGTGAGCCGGATTTTGGCGGCAGAAGGTGACAACGTCAAGGCCGGCCAGGTTTTAGCCCGGATTGATTCCCAGGATATCTTGGCACAAAAAGTTCAGGCCGAAGCCAGTCTGGCTGCGGCCAAGGCCAATTACGAACAACTGGTCAACGGTTCCCGCCCCCAGGAAATTCAACAGGCACGGGCGGCGGCTGATCAGGCTAAAGCCAACCTAGAGAATGCCTCCTTAAACTACGGCCGGATGGAACAACTATTCCACGACGGAGCTATCAGTGCGTCCCAGCGCGATAACGCCGTGACGACTTATCAGGTGGCACAGGAAGCCTATATTGGCGCCGTTCAGGCTTTGGAACTGGCTGTTGCCGGCCCCCGTGAAGAAGCGGTCAGGGCAGCCGCCGCGCAGGTGAAACAGGCTGAAGCTGCTGTGACAGCGCTAAATTTGCATTATAATGACACAACTATTATTTCGCCAGTTGACGGTATTGTCGCCCAAAAGTCGGCTAATGCCGGGGAAGTGGTGGTGATGGGGCAGCCACTTTTCAGTGTGATTGACAGGAACGATATTTGGATTAATGCCCGTATTGAAGAAACCTATATCGGCAAACTGCAACTTGGCCAACTGGTTGAATACACGATTGACGGGTATCCTGGGAGCCTTTTTTACGGTAAGATATATGATCTCGGCAACGCAGCCACTTCGGTTTTTGCTTTGATTCCGATTGAGAATGCCTCGAACAATTTTACCAAGGTGACTCAACGTATTCCGATTAAAATTAGTCTGCCGGAAACCAGTGATGTTATCTTTCGGCCGGGAATGTCGGTAGTCATTAAAGTCCACCTGGATAAACGGGGGTGAGGGGGTGAATATTCCCCGTATTACGCTGCCGGGTGCGACATATCGGTGGTGGGCACTGGTAGTGACGATTATCGGCAATTTCATGAGCCTGCTGGACACCAGTATCGTCAATATCGCCATTCCCAAGATGATAGCGGTCTTTTCGGTGGAAGCGAAAGACGCCCAATGGATTTTGACCGCTTATATGCTGACTATGGGAGTGATGCAGCCGGTCAGCGGCTATTTCTGCGACAGATTCGGCACGCGGCGGATGTACCTGTTCAGCCTGACCGTGTTTACCGCCGGCTCGGCATTGTGCGGTATGGCCTGGAGTAACGACAGCCTGGTCTTTTTTCGCATCCTCCAAGCGATCGGCGGCGGGCTTATTTATCCTGTGACCATGACGATCGTTTATCATAACTTTCCGCGCGAAGAGCGCTATCAGGCCATGAGTATTTGGGGACTATCAGCGATGGTTGCACCGGCAATCGGTCCGACTTTGAGCGGCTATCTCGTAGAGTACTGGGACTGGCGGCTGATTTTCACCATCAATGTTCCGGTGGGTTCTATTGGTTATCTATTGGCCGCGTTGATACTGCGGGAAAGCGTACTTACTCGCAAGGGCAAGTTTGACGCCGCCGGTTTTATCACGTCGTCCCTGGGGTTGTTTTGCCTGCTGCTGGCGCTCAATAAGGGGGCGGAAGAAGGCTGGACGTCAGCCTATATTCTTGCTCTGCTCTATATTTCCGTTGCCAGTCTGGCGTTATTTGTCGCCATTGAGCTTACGTCTGAAAATCCGCTGCTTGATTTGACGGTGTTTAAGAGCTGGAATTTTACCTGCAGTTCCTTCGTTTTGTTCAGCGGGACTGCCTGTATGTACGGCGGTCTTTTTATGGTGCCGCTATTTATGGAGAATATCCGTGATTACACGGCGATGCAGACCGGCGTTCTGCTGCTGCCGGCGGCATTGATCTCCGGACTGATGATGCCGGTAGCGGTCAGAATCGCCAGAAAAGTGGGGCCAAAACCAGTGGTAATCGCCGGCGTAATTATCCTGGGAACTGCTTCCGTGCCTTTTGCGAATCTTGACCTGGATACCGGCTACTATACCATACTATTTGTCATAGTTTTAAGAGGGGTGGGGCTGGGATTATTTCTGATGACAGCCACCACATTGGGGATGAATATCCTCCCCTTGGCTAAAATGAGCCGGGCGACGGCGATGAAAAGTGTGATCCGCCAAATTGCCGGATCATTCGGTATCGCCTTATTATCGACGGTGATCCAGCACCGTCAGGCCTATCACTTGGCCCACAGCGCGGAATATATGAATGTCGCCTCATTTCCCATGAAACAAACTCTGGTAAGCTACGAAAACCTTTTTTGGCAGGCCGGGGGGACACCGGGAACTGTTCAACACATGCTGACCTACGGGGACAGCCTATATGCTCAGGCCGGTTTTGCGCCAGGTATCATCCAGACCAAGGCTTTGGCGCTGCTTAGTTCCGTTGTACAAAAGCAGGCATTAATCTTCGCCTTTGATGACGCATTTGTTGTTTTGGCGCTGATCTGTTTTTGCGGAATGATTCCCGCTTTGTTATTAAGAAACCGGGTTTCCTCTAAATGAACCGTCAGCAGTAAAGAAAGCCATATTCCTTTACACCACATGTGGTTGACCGGTGGAAGCACTGGTGCCGCCGTCAACGGGGAGCACAACGCCGGTGATGTAGGCGGCATCGGGCGAAGCCAAAAACAACACGGCCGGAGCGATATCCTCCGGATACCCTGGTCGTCCCAAGGGAATACGGTTAATAAACGGGGTGAGTTGTTCAGGCGAGCTTGCCAGGTTCACAGTCATATCGGTTATGGTAAAAGCTGGTGCAATGGCGTTCACGCGGACGCCTTTTGCGCCCCAATCCAGCGCGAGAGAGCGAACAAAGCCGCTGACGGCGTGTTTGGTGGCATTGTAAGCGGCCTGTCCCCAGTCTCCGTTTAACCCGGATACCGACGAGGTTGCAATCAGTGTGCCGCCAACCTCCTGCAAGGCCGGAAAAGCAGCTTGGGCAAGATAGAAAAATGCATCCACGTTTATTGAACGAAGTTGCTCCCAATTTTTTTTGTTCAGATCTATAATGTCTCCGCCCGCATAAACGCCGGCGTTGCTGACCGCTACGTCCAGACGGCCAAAACGCTCTAGTATCGTCGCCACAATCTGTGCGGCGGCTTGTGGCTCGGAGATATCTTTTGCAATCGCCAGGGTACGCTCTTGCGGGTAGGCAGCCAGTGTTTCTTCTAATGCTTCCAGGCGGCGTCCGACAACAGCGACGGCAGCATTGTTGTCTAGAAATGCCTGCGCAATGGCCCGTCCCATGCCACTGCCGCCTCCGGTTACCAAAACGACCTTTTGGTCGAAGGGATAAGAATTCTTTGTCATACGTGCCTGGCGCCTCCCTCTATATGGATGGTTTCGCCGGAAACATTTCCGGCACTGAGCAACCATATGGCAGCATCCGCAATATCATCGGCTGTACCGACCCGTCCGACTAAACTGGATGCCGCAGCGCCGGCGAACAGGCCTTTTTTATCTTGCTCTCCAAGCGGGTCCCAAGTACCAGAATCCGTAATGCCCGGGGAAATTGCATTCACGCGAATGGGCGCCAGTTCTTTTGCCAGCTGTGAAGCCAGGAAAGCAACCGCTCCATTGGTTACTCCCATCACCGTATATCCGGGGGCTGGTTTCCACGCGGCCACACCGGAGAATAGAAGGATAGAGCCTGTTGGAGACAGAATGGGGGCAAAGTGCTTTGCCAATAGCAGGGGGCCAATCACTTTTGCTTCAAACGCGGCGACGATTTTATCATGTTCCAGATCTTTGACAAGCACGTTGTGGTGGGCGGACGCGGTGATTACCACATGATCGACGTGCCCCAGCTTGGCTGCTGCGGCAGCAATTGTGCTTTCATCCGTAATATCGATATGGATCGCACTCGCCCCTGGCAACTGGGCGGCTGCCTGGGAAGCCTGTTCAAGGTTGCGCGCGCCAATCACTACCTCGGCTCCAGCTTCGCCCGCCCGCCGTGCAACGGCCAGACCCAAATATTTCGACCCGCCGATAACCAATACCCTTTGCTTACTAAGTTGTTCTTTCATGTTGATCTCCTTTCATTCTTCGAATTGTGTTTTTTGCTCTCTACGAAAAGGAGCGAGACTTCCATCATGGAAGTCCCGGTTCAGTACCCCAAGCATTCACCAACCAAGATCACCGTTATACATCCCGCGATCTTACACATCCGCTCTTTCGCGGCAGGCGGCTAGTTATTCTCGGTATGCCTGAACAGCACACCCGTTTTTCATTCTACTTTCTGGTACAGGTTGATTTCCCCCGGCTTTTCAAGAAACTCGTCAAGTTGCGGAAAGAGCTCTCTGAAATGTCTGGACGCCATGTGTTTGTCGAGGGCCTCCTGGTTTTCCCATTCCTCTATGAAGGACAGTACCCCGGAATTTTGCGAATCCTGAAACAGATCGTAACTGATGCATCCCACATCGGATTGGTGGGTCTTCTCTACAAGCTTCTTGGCGATAGCGATGAAACTGTCGATTTTGCCCTGTTTCACTGTCTGCTTTGCCACAATTGTAATCATAGTAACACTTCCTCTTTTTTATATTTGCTAATTGGTGCGCCAATCATTTTGCTAAGGCCGCTCGGCGGCGGCCTGTCATGAAGCGGTTGAGGGTGAGCACCAGCAACAACGCCGTGAAAGAGAGCCCCCCACCGCCGAAGCCCACAAAGCCGAGACCGGCATGGTCGACAATCAGCCCGCCGACTAGCGAGCCCAGCGAAATGCCGAAATTAAAAAAGATCGAATTCAGCGACGACGCGAGGACAACGGATTGGGGATAATCCTGCTCCGCCACAGCGAGAAAATGCATCTGGATGGGCGAATTGAGCAGATACATCGTTATCCCAAGAATGAGAATGACGGCCGTACCGGCTGCACGGAAATTTAGAAACAGCGGCAGCGTGAACATCAGCGCGGTTTGCAGCAGATATACGGCAGGCATCTTATGCAGTCCGCTTTTGCGCGCCAGCACACCGGAAAGCTGGTTGCTGAGAATGGTAGTCGTGCCGTAAAGGAAGAGAAGAGTTGTCACCCAGTGAATAGGATAGGCGAGGATTGTGGACAGGATGGGCTGCAGGTAAGTGTAGACTACATAAATGCCGCCGGAGCCGAAGAGCGGCAGCAGCACGCCAAGCTGTATCCGCCTGTCCTTAAACAGACCGAGTTGTTCGGCGATCCCGCAGCTAATCGCTGCCGACCGACGGGGCAGCACTGCCGCGAGCAGAAAAAGCACTATGGCGCTGGCCACGGTGATGACCAGAAAGGAGGCGCGCCACCCTGCGGCGGCGCTGATCCATGCTCCGATGGGCACGCCGAACACTGCGGCGATGCTAAATCCCGAAAACACCCACGAGATGATGAACGCTTTTTTCTCCCGCGGCGCGATGCGATTGGCAAATGTCAGCGCAAAAGCAATTATGGGACCGGAAACAGCGCCGGTGAGGACCCGGGAAACGCAGAGCAGCAGGTAAGACTCGGACAGAAAACTGAGAAGGTTCCCCACGATGAACACGACCGTGAGAAGCAAGAGCGAACGGTAATGGCTGCAAGGTCCGAGCAGCAGCGTGATGATCGGTGTCGCCACGGCATACACCAGTGCAAAAGCGGTAACAAGGATTCCCACCTGGGAGACGGGTACCTGCAGAGACCCGGCAATATCCGATAAAATGCCCACCACGACAAATTCGCTGCACCCGAGCGTGAAGCTCAGCAGCACCAGCGCCACAGTCTGTAGTTTATAAGGATTCATGGGCTTGGGGATCCAAAGAGCGCTTCTCCTCGAAAAACTATCACTATCATTTTCATTATCAGTATCATTGATTGGTTGCATAAATTCGTCAACTCTCGTCTGCTGTATAATCTAGGGCACCACGCTTTATGGAAGGCTATTCGATGATATACGCACTGACAATTTCTCCATAATAAGCCGTATGGAAATCCCTGTTTGCATCGTAGAAAAAGCTATCCACATCCTGCGGGTAGAAGGCCTTCTTGTTTTCTTCCGTAATGGCATGCTCATCTTGTTTCTGTTTATAGACAACCCTGCACTCGATCGTTAAAGGAAGTTCCTTAATTGCAGGGACAGAAACAATCTTCGGTGTTTCAAGTGTTAAATTGAGTTCTTTGATTTTGTCAAGGTCTCGACCGGATTTAGTCCCGCAAAACCCCAATATTTTTTTGTCAAAAGCTCCATGGGGTATATTTATTGTAAATTCGGGATTTTTCTCAACCTGAGATCTTGTAAAACGATTTTCTCTGATGAAAACTGTAAATATCGGTTTCTCCCATTCTATTCCCAGAGTGCCCCAGGAAATGGTCATGGAATTTACTTTGTCGCCTGCTTTTGTAGTCAGCAAAACGCCAGTTTTGACTGCATTCATAATATCACTAGCGTAATCCAATACTTCGATTTCTTTCTTCATACTGTGATCCCCCTTTAAATCTTGTTTAGCTTATGATGCTGTGATGTGTACTAGATAGACAGTACCAGTGAACAGCGTGGACTGCCGTAGCTATAGATAAAAGAAACGGATTGTGATATATTTTTATTTATAGGATAGACCATATTGCCGGGTGTACCTAATCGTTGTTGCACATACCGGGTATAACCAAAACGCATAGCCTATGGAAGGAATACTATGATCAGCCTTGAACAGATACGATATTTTTTGGAAATTGTCCGTTGCGGCAGCCTGAATAAAGCGTCAGAACACCTTTACGTCTCGCAGCCGTCGCTTTCAAAACAGCTCCGGCAGCTTGAAAAAGAACTTGGTTGCGAACTGGTTAACCGAAATTACGACGGCGTGGAGCCCAATCCCCAGGGGAAGCTTCTCTATGAGCGGATGAGCAGCGTGCTGGATGAGTTTGACCGGGCCATTGACCAGGTCCGGCATTTTACAGAAGTGCGCCAACTGCGCATCGGCGGCCTGGGGAACCTTGTGACCTATTTTCTCCCCCGGTATATGGAAAAGCTGAAAGCAGAGGGACGAAATCAGGTAATCGTCGATATCTGCTTTTCCAACCAAGACCTTGTGGATGGTGTCGAAAACGGTAAGTTCGACATGGCACTGCTTTCCAATGCGGAGCCGCAGAAAGATATTGCCGTGATTCCGCTTATGACGGAGCCGCTCTATGTGGTCTTTCCGGTGACCCATTCTTTGTATCACCGGGAGGACGTCAGTTTCATGGATATCGTCCGGCATGAAAAGCTCGTGCTTTATAAGGACCCATGCACGATCCGCGCCTCTATACGCAAGGCGTGTAACCGAATGAAGGTCACGCCTAATATCGTAATGGAGCTTGATTTGACGGAGTCGCTCCTCAGCTATGTGAGTTGTGGAAATGGCGTCACACTTTTGCCTTCGATTGTAGCGAAGGCGCTTCAGACCCCGGCTGTCGCCGTGCGGGAAATCAGCCAAATTCCCATTTACCGGGAGATTGCCGTCGCCATGAAAAAAGAAAATGTGCCCGCTTATCTGCCTATGTTTTCCGAGGATGTTGCGACACCTTGAGCTTTCGATATACGCAATAACAAGAATCCTTACGATCATCTCTCCAGCGACGGCAAAAGGGTGCACCTCACTTTGTGGGGTGCGTTTACTTTTATGCCTGCGATTTTGTCTGCGTCTTTCATAACACAGAATGAGGCAGGTTATCTGTATTTTATATTGGAACTATTTGGAGATAAAATTACTTACTGGTAGAATCCAAGATATCGAAAAATATATCGCCAATCTCTAATCTTTTTTTTACAAATTTAATAAATTCTCGAGTTGCAAACCCTAAATACTTATCCGATCTGTAGAAAATACCAATATTGCGCGTAATAGGCCAATCCTTTACTTTAATCAAATGTAATGTTGGGTCATTGATGGATTGGATTAATGGAAGCGGTTGAATGGTTGCTCCAATGTTTGCTTTCACAAACCCAAATATAGATGAGCCTGCTGTCGTTTCAATTATCGTATTTAAATGAAAGCCGTTGTGTCTACAACATTCTTCAACGAGTTCCCTGCTTACAAACCCTCTTGGATACATAACCATATTAATTTTCTCTATATCCATAATAGAAATAGACCGGGTATTTGCTAATTCGTGGTTTTTTGAAACAACCAGTACATATTCCTCCGAATATAAAGGAATACATACTAGTTGTTTCTCTAATTTTGGCAGAAGGGAGATGCCAACATCCGCCTCATTATTAAGAATTTGTTTGTCAATCGTAACGGATGAAAGTATTTTTAAGTGGATTTGCGGAAAACAATTATGAAAATCGATAAATAAGGAATTTAGCCGGTAATCCAATTCTGCGTGTAAAACACCCACGGCTAAACTTCCTCCCTGGAATTCGCGCAGTTCACTGATTTTGTTTTGTGCATTTTGTAAAGTCCAAAAGACTTTTTGGCTATTCTCTAACAGAATAGTCCCGGTTTCAGTTAATTTGATTTTTTTACCAATACGGTCAAATAAGGGTAAGCCTATTTCTTCTTCTAATGCTCCAATTTGTAAACTTAAGGTAGACTGAGCGATGCCAAGTTTTTCAGCCGCTCGGGTAAAATGCAGTTCTTCACAAACTGCAATAAAATATTTTAACTGTTTGAGTTCCATTGTTTGTTTCTCCATGATCATTGTGATTTCTGATGATAACCATATAATTCATTGTATTGAACGATTATTCCTTTTGTACTATGATAAATTTCATAATTTTAAACAGGTTACATGGAGAGGTATTACAATGAATCAACAAGTAGAGCATTCTGGATATTTAGTTGCAGGACTGTCCATTGCAATTTTTATGTCATCTTTAGATACGAGCGTTGTAAATGTAGTATTGCCGACGCTTGTAACAACATTTAAGACCTCGTTTGCGGCGGTTCAGTGGGTGGTGTTAAGCTATTTACTCGTCGTTGCTTCCCTTATTGTGGGAGCAGGAAAGCTGGGGGATGTAATTGGCAAGAAAAAATTGTATATAGGAGGACTGGCCACCTTTACCGTGGCATCCGCATTGTGCGGAATGTCCGCTACTATTATTATGCTGATCATCAGCCGGGCATTGCAGGGGGTTGGTGCGGCCATTGTTATGGCCCTTGGTTTTGCCATTGCCCAAGAGTGGATACATCAGAAAGACATTATCCGCTCTATGACCATTTTGACGGCGATGGTATCCCTGGGCTTCGCCGTAGGGCCTACCTTGGGGGGAATGCTCATTCATATGTTTGGCTGGCGCGCAATTTTTTATATTAATGTTCCTTTCGGCATTACAGCAATTTTTTTAGTCATGAAGGCGCTACCTTCATTTGC
This window of the Methylomusa anaerophila genome carries:
- a CDS encoding alpha-amylase family glycosyl hydrolase, with the protein product MSWAKDAFFYHIYPLGFCGAPKHNDYSLSATPRLLKMLEWIEHIRAMGVNALLLGPLFESISHGYDTVDHCRIDRRLGDGETFQQLTNCLHENGIKVVVDGVFNHVGRDFWAFKDVIAKKEQSEYVHWFGCVDFAARSPYDDPFNYEGWEGHYNLVKLNLKNPAVKNYIFSAVKEWIDLYDIDGIRLDVAYCLNINFMKELAALCKAIKRDFWLMGEVIHGDYARWANPLLLDSVTNYECYKGLYSSHNDKNYFEIAYSLNRQFGDKGIYKELLLYNFADNHDVTRVGSIVNHPAYLYPLHALLFTMPGIPSIYYGSEWGIAGKKGCDSDEDLRPALDLTLVGKNSPNRDLVKAIIRFARIRKEHKALREGSYRQLLVRSQQYAFLRQTQDEAIVVIVNSSFQSASLEFEIPIGGLMLLDLVNHGEKFPVRNRKAYIQIPPCWTRILLVK
- a CDS encoding HlyD family secretion protein, with product MNEPGGKKQKIVIGLLAAFLLLGGAGGGYYWYYTSRYVSTDDARISGTIVTISSKVSGKVSRILAAEGDNVKAGQVLARIDSQDILAQKVQAEASLAAAKANYEQLVNGSRPQEIQQARAAADQAKANLENASLNYGRMEQLFHDGAISASQRDNAVTTYQVAQEAYIGAVQALELAVAGPREEAVRAAAAQVKQAEAAVTALNLHYNDTTIISPVDGIVAQKSANAGEVVVMGQPLFSVIDRNDIWINARIEETYIGKLQLGQLVEYTIDGYPGSLFYGKIYDLGNAATSVFALIPIENASNNFTKVTQRIPIKISLPETSDVIFRPGMSVVIKVHLDKRG
- a CDS encoding SDR family oxidoreductase, which produces MKDKIILITGANAGVGKATAKKLAELGATLILACRNQEKGQDARMEIIASTKNANIEVMKLDLASFTSIHAFADEFNGRYEKLDVLINNAGIMQGRGAKTADGLELVMGTNHFGHFLLTMLLFDVLRKSAPSRIVIISSMAHEYANFDANDLQTFIDNPLYSYGNSKLANILFTYELARKLQGTGVTANCLHPGVIDSEFYSHAENEEERLRYEAMKPHMISPEEGALTSVYLASSPEVEGVTGKYFVQCKEASSTPMSYDVQLAKKLWDLSMKVVSLD
- a CDS encoding DHA2 family efflux MFS transporter permease subunit; this translates as MNIPRITLPGATYRWWALVVTIIGNFMSLLDTSIVNIAIPKMIAVFSVEAKDAQWILTAYMLTMGVMQPVSGYFCDRFGTRRMYLFSLTVFTAGSALCGMAWSNDSLVFFRILQAIGGGLIYPVTMTIVYHNFPREERYQAMSIWGLSAMVAPAIGPTLSGYLVEYWDWRLIFTINVPVGSIGYLLAALILRESVLTRKGKFDAAGFITSSLGLFCLLLALNKGAEEGWTSAYILALLYISVASLALFVAIELTSENPLLDLTVFKSWNFTCSSFVLFSGTACMYGGLFMVPLFMENIRDYTAMQTGVLLLPAALISGLMMPVAVRIARKVGPKPVVIAGVIILGTASVPFANLDLDTGYYTILFVIVLRGVGLGLFLMTATTLGMNILPLAKMSRATAMKSVIRQIAGSFGIALLSTVIQHRQAYHLAHSAEYMNVASFPMKQTLVSYENLFWQAGGTPGTVQHMLTYGDSLYAQAGFAPGIIQTKALALLSSVVQKQALIFAFDDAFVVLALICFCGMIPALLLRNRVSSK
- a CDS encoding MarR family winged helix-turn-helix transcriptional regulator, with the translated sequence MNVAGETSTSSLIAQMALHIKAELNNAFQESGANITSDQWGVLKCLWQEEGISQSEIAEKVNKDKASVTRILDIMQKNKLITRCDDERDRRSYRIYLTEEGKSLEGKLKPVVQATNRRVYRNLNEYERQELQKLLLKLMKSDE